Below is a window of Sulfurisphaera ohwakuensis DNA.
GTAAATATAAATTATGCTAAGATCTTTCTCTCCATCAGATATGTAAGTAACTCTAATTCTGTTATCGCATAAACCTTCACAGTCTTTGACCTTATCTTCAGCATACCCTACAATAAAAGGCTTTTCTTCTCCTTTTTCTTTTATACTTTTTAGTATACCATTAGTTATACATGAATAAGTATTAGAAGGTAATTCTCTCTCTAGGTATTCGTTATGGCAATCAACTATATAATTTCCAGTATTTACTATAAAATTCCACAGTTTCAAGGGTAGGTCATCAATACCGTAGCTAGGTCTTTGTACGAGTGATAAGCTTTTATCACCAAAATCTAGAGTGACGCCAGAAAATTCACCGCACGTCCATTCTTTTATACCGTAGAATTTAAGAGAAACCCAATTATCAGCTTTTTTCTCCTCATCTGAAATTAATTTAGCTATGGCTTTAGATTGTGTTGATGTTGCTAAATCTATCTCATGACTTCCTGGGCCATGGAAAATTAAGTTATTTGGATTCTCTGACTCTAGTTGATAGATAAATTTGCTACTTCCTATATCTCCAGAGATGCCATAATGAATTTTTGGTAAAACAAAATAGATATTATTCACTTTGAAGATACCTATATGAATGGCTGATTTAATTGATATATCTTGCAAGAACTTTTCTAATTGCTTAGAATCTTTTTTTATTATGTTGGCCAAAAAAGGTCTTAGAATTTGTAGTGATTTAATCCCAGTTATTTTTTCGCCTTTCTTATTAATTAAGTGAATGTAATAGTAAAAAACCAAGGAGATCATTACTATATATATAACGTTAAGATAAGTTATGTGAAATGCTATTGATGCAAAATTTATTGCTAGTATAATAAGTGATGATTTTAATTCGCTTGTTCTTGGTAATAATGTATAACCTATGAGTGGTGAGAAAAGAGTTAATGCGTAATAATAATACCCTATAATTATATAAGAAAATATAATATAGAAGAATGCAGTCAAATCTATGAAAAAGAAAATTAACTTTTTTTCAGTTATGAATAATATTGATAATAATGTAAAATATATTATAAATGATACTAAATATAACAATCCTATTTCTATGCTTCTTATTATCACTATAGCTGATTCAAACGTTGCAAGTCCTGAGAGAATCTTCATGTCTGGTAAGCTTTTTAATTTAGAGTAGTACTTTCTCGTAATAGCTTCAGAATCCACGGTTAAATAGAGTAAATTGGGGGGTTTAAATGCTATTGACAAATGAAATGTTGAATGCCAAAAAAGTAGTCCATTATAAAAAAGAGGAATGCGATATTTATATAATAGAGAAAAATGACGAGAATTATGTAATAGGAATTTATAGAGGTAATAATACCATTTACGCAAAAGTTACGTTACCTTTTGTTAGATGGGATTGCGAGAGTATACTTTATTATCCTTTTGGATATTTTGTGTTTGCTGAGGACGAAAATAAGCTAATAGAAAAAATAAAGATAAAAATGAACGAGTTGAAGTCCAATGTTATTGGATGATTATGAACTTATAATAAGTGATGTAGATGGAGTCTTGGTCAGAGAAGGAGAACCTATATGGAGTAATATTGTAGCAATCAAGAAAATTATAGAAAGAGGTAAAAAAGTATTATTAATTACTAATAATTCTGGTTTTAGTAGGGTGATTTTATCTAGACAATTAAATTATTTAGGAGTAAAGATAGAGCCTAAAGATATTATAACTAGTGGGACTGCAGCAGCAATTTATCTTAAGGAAAGGACTGATGTGAAAACTGTTTTTGTTGTGGGTGAAGAAGGACTAATCGAGGAACTAAAAAATTTTAATTTTAGAATAATTAGCTCAAATGAAGTAGAAGAGGAAATACCAGATGCAGTAGTTTTAGGTTTAGATAGATTAAGTACATACGAAAAATTATCTACAGCAATGAGGTGTATTTACAAAGGTTCTAAGTTTATAGTTACAAATATGGATAGGCTTTGGCCTTCTAAGGATGGTTTAAAATTAGGAGCCGGGGCATTAGCGTCTGCTATAATTTACGCACTTCAACGAGAGCCTGACTTTATAGCAGGTAAACCAAATACTTGGATTATAGAAATAGCATTGAAATTATCTGGCATAAATAATTTGAATAAAGCTGTTATAATTGGTGATCAATTAGAGACTGATATAAAAATGGGTATTAATGCTGGTGTAGATACAATTTTGGTTTTAACTGGTATATCTTCGATAAAAGATATTGAGAGAACAAATATTAAACCTAAGTTTGTAGTAAACTCTCTAAATGAAATTGTGAAATAAAGGTTTTTTAGTCAAAATATGCATTTACTCATGTGGAGAAAGTTTCATACGATGTTGTAATCGTAGGAGCTGGGTTAGCTGGATTAATGGCAGCACACGAGGTAGCTTCAGCAGGTTATAACGTGGCAGTAATCTCTAAAGTATTCCCTACCAGATCACATTCAGCGGCTGCTGAAGGAGGAATTGCGGCCTACATTCAAGGCAATTCGGATCCAAATGATAATCCAGATTATATGGCTTATGATACTATCAAAGGAGGCGATTATTTAGTCGATCAAGATGCTGCTGAACTCTTAGCATATAAGTCCGGAGAGATAGTGATGCTTCTAGAAAGATGGGGAACTTTATTTAATAGGCAACCAGATGGACGAGTTGCTGTAAGATATTTTGGTGGGCAAACTTATCCTAGAACTAGATTTGTTGGAGATAAGACTGGAATGGCACTATTACATACAGTGTATGAAAGAACTTCTGGTTTAGGTAGTGTAGATTTCTATTTTGAATGGTTTGCGTGGGAATTAGTTAGAGATGAGAATAGGATTAGAGGTATTATAGCTTTTGATATGAGGAATATGGTTCCAGTATTTTTCAAAGCAAAAGCTGTTGTGATAGCTTCCGGAGGTATGGGGATGTTATATAGGCATTCAACTAATAGTTATATCAATACTGGTGACGGTTATGCTATGGCATTAAGAGCAAGGGTCGCATTAAAAGATCCAGAATTTGTTCAATTCCATCCTACAGCATTGTATCCCTCAGATATTTTAATTAGTGAAGCTGCAAGAGGAGAGGGAGCAGTACTAAGAAACGTTAAAGGAGAAAGATTTATGGCAAGATACGCCCCTAAAAAACTGGATCTTGCCCCTAGGGATATAGTTTCTAGAGCAATACTTACTGAAGTAAAAGAAGGTAGGGGATTTCCGGGAGGGTATGTAGGCTTAGATCTTACTCATTTAGGTGAGGATTATATTAAGGAGAGATTAGCTCTAGCTTATGAAGCAGCAAAGAGCTTTGCAGGAATAGATGCGACCAAAGAAATGATTCCGGTAAGGCCGGCCCAACATTATTATATGGGAGGTATTGATGTAGATATAACTGGTAGAAATCCAGATTTGGTTGGATTATTTGCAGCAGGAGAAGCAGCATGTGTTTCAGTACATGGTGCTAACAGATTAGGATCTAACTCTTTGTTAGAAACTTTAGTATTTGGTAGAGAAACAGGAAGGGCTGTTGTCGAATTTCTTAAAAGTTATACTGAGCCTTCGTCCGATATTGATAAAGAAGCTGAAAAAATGATTGATTCAGCCTATGAGGTAGTTAAAAGCGAAAGTGGTGTTCATTTTGGAGAAATATTAGAAAGATTGAGAGATACGATGTGGGACTACGTTGGTGTGTTTAGAGATGAAAATGGACTAAAAACTGCTCTTTCAGAAATTATGAAGCTAAGAGAAGATATGAAAAAAATGTATGTATTAGATAAGAGTAAAGTCTATAACACAGAATTTTATAATGCTCTTGAGCTTAAGAACATGTTAGATCTAGCCCTTGTAATAGCTACTTCTGCTTTAAACAGAAAAGAATCAAGAGGGGCTCATTATAGGTTGGATTACCCAGAAAGAGATGATCAAAACTGGCTCAAACATACCATAGCATATCTCAGAGGTAATAGTGTAGAAATTACATACAAACCCGTAAAAATGACAAAATGGAAACCAGAAGCTAGGGTGTATTAAAAATGTCTCTACAAAATGAAGAGATGGATGTAGTGCTTAAGATAAAGAGATATTCCCCTGAAAAAGGATATTGGTGGCAAGAATATAAATTAAAAGTTGATAGATTTACTCAATTTACCGAGGCTTTAAGAAGAATTAAAAGTGAACAAGATCCTACGCTTGCATACAGAGCATCTTGTCATATGGCAGTTTGCGGAAGTTGTGGAATGAAAATTAATGGAGAGCCAAGACTTGCATGTAAAACATTAGTAATTGATATGGCAAAGAAATACGGTTCTAATGTTATCACAATAGAGCCGATGGATTATTTTAAACCAGTTAAAGATCTTATTGTTGATTTAGATGAATTTTATCAAAGAATGTATAAAGTTAAACCTAGACTTTATCCTCATAAGGAGGTTTTAGAAGGTAATGTTGAACAAAGATTAAAACCTGAAGATCAAAGAGAGCTTTGGAAATTCGCTCAATGTATATGGTGCGGGCTATGTGTATCAGCTTGTCCGAGTGTTAAAATGGATCCAGAATTTTTAGGTCCTGCTGCTCATGCAAAAGGTTATAGATTCCTAGCTGATCCTAGAGACACAATCACTGAAGAGAGGATGAAGATTCTTATAGATAGTGCATGGCGTTGTACGTACTGTTATATGTGCTATAATGTTTGCCCAAGAGATATAGAACCAGTAACAGCTATAAAGAAAACTAGAGCTTACACTAGACTAGCCAAAGAAAAGACCTCAATAGCACAAACTGGAGAGAAGCATATTGAAGCAATATTTAATTCTCTATTAGAAACTGGAAAACTAGAAGAGGCTAAGGTTTATCTTAGCACGTACGGATTACTTGGTTCCATAAAAGATTTCATT
It encodes the following:
- a CDS encoding DUF2070 family protein; the protein is MDSEAITRKYYSKLKSLPDMKILSGLATFESAIVIIRSIEIGLLYLVSFIIYFTLLSILFITEKKLIFFFIDLTAFFYIIFSYIIIGYYYYALTLFSPLIGYTLLPRTSELKSSLIILAINFASIAFHITYLNVIYIVMISLVFYYYIHLINKKGEKITGIKSLQILRPFLANIIKKDSKQLEKFLQDISIKSAIHIGIFKVNNIYFVLPKIHYGISGDIGSSKFIYQLESENPNNLIFHGPGSHEIDLATSTQSKAIAKLISDEEKKADNWVSLKFYGIKEWTCGEFSGVTLDFGDKSLSLVQRPSYGIDDLPLKLWNFIVNTGNYIVDCHNEYLERELPSNTYSCITNGILKSIKEKGEEKPFIVGYAEDKVKDCEGLCDNRIRVTYISDGEKDLSIIYIYSNNADPNLTVKIREKLKGVVNYPILVTPDDHSCTGTVFGDLYIPAQPCEQLVEKALELTLKAKSQALKTTISFKGIEIKGVKILGSIISLMVNALEEVGGYTMKTFWIPLVTPFILTIIFILLTNVHIKF
- a CDS encoding HAD-IIA family hydrolase, with protein sequence MLLDDYELIISDVDGVLVREGEPIWSNIVAIKKIIERGKKVLLITNNSGFSRVILSRQLNYLGVKIEPKDIITSGTAAAIYLKERTDVKTVFVVGEEGLIEELKNFNFRIISSNEVEEEIPDAVVLGLDRLSTYEKLSTAMRCIYKGSKFIVTNMDRLWPSKDGLKLGAGALASAIIYALQREPDFIAGKPNTWIIEIALKLSGINNLNKAVIIGDQLETDIKMGINAGVDTILVLTGISSIKDIERTNIKPKFVVNSLNEIVK
- a CDS encoding succinate dehydrogenase flavoprotein subunit, giving the protein MEKVSYDVVIVGAGLAGLMAAHEVASAGYNVAVISKVFPTRSHSAAAEGGIAAYIQGNSDPNDNPDYMAYDTIKGGDYLVDQDAAELLAYKSGEIVMLLERWGTLFNRQPDGRVAVRYFGGQTYPRTRFVGDKTGMALLHTVYERTSGLGSVDFYFEWFAWELVRDENRIRGIIAFDMRNMVPVFFKAKAVVIASGGMGMLYRHSTNSYINTGDGYAMALRARVALKDPEFVQFHPTALYPSDILISEAARGEGAVLRNVKGERFMARYAPKKLDLAPRDIVSRAILTEVKEGRGFPGGYVGLDLTHLGEDYIKERLALAYEAAKSFAGIDATKEMIPVRPAQHYYMGGIDVDITGRNPDLVGLFAAGEAACVSVHGANRLGSNSLLETLVFGRETGRAVVEFLKSYTEPSSDIDKEAEKMIDSAYEVVKSESGVHFGEILERLRDTMWDYVGVFRDENGLKTALSEIMKLREDMKKMYVLDKSKVYNTEFYNALELKNMLDLALVIATSALNRKESRGAHYRLDYPERDDQNWLKHTIAYLRGNSVEITYKPVKMTKWKPEARVY
- a CDS encoding succinate dehydrogenase/fumarate reductase iron-sulfur subunit — its product is MSLQNEEMDVVLKIKRYSPEKGYWWQEYKLKVDRFTQFTEALRRIKSEQDPTLAYRASCHMAVCGSCGMKINGEPRLACKTLVIDMAKKYGSNVITIEPMDYFKPVKDLIVDLDEFYQRMYKVKPRLYPHKEVLEGNVEQRLKPEDQRELWKFAQCIWCGLCVSACPSVKMDPEFLGPAAHAKGYRFLADPRDTITEERMKILIDSAWRCTYCYMCYNVCPRDIEPVTAIKKTRAYTRLAKEKTSIAQTGEKHIEAIFNSLLETGKLEEAKVYLSTYGLLGSIKDFIYLFQSGKVKYALVKEKSVENISEIRKILSGDNK